The genome window CGGGCAGCAGCTTCACTCCCGGCTCCCTCACCCGGCCGGAGACCGAGTAGGAGCGCAGGCCCTTGCGGCCGTTCTTCTCGGTGGCGGACAGCACCTCCGGCCCGTCATGGGCGATGCGCCCGATCCACCACAGCGTCTCCACGTTGTGCACGAGGGTGGGGCGGCCGAAGATGCCCTTCTGCGCCACGAAGGGCGGGCGGTGGCGCGGGATGCCGCGCTTGCCCTCGATCGACTCGATCATCGCCGATTCTTCGCCGCAGATATAGGCGCCGGCGCCGCGGCGCAGCTCGACGAAGCCGGGGGCGATGAGCCCCGCCTCCTCCAGCCGCGCAAGCTCGCGGCGCAGGATCTCCAGCACCGCGGGGTATTCGTCGCGCATGTAGAGGAACACGGTCTGCGCCTCCACCGCCCAGGCGGCGATGAGCATGCCCTCGAGGAACAGGTGCGGCGTGCGCTCCAGGTAATGCCGGTCCTTGAAGGTGCCGGGCTCGCCCTCGTCGCCGTTCACCGCCATCAGGCGCGGCCCGGGCTCGGCGCGCACGAAGGACCATTTCTTGCCGGAGGGAAAGCCCGCGCCGCCAAGCCCGCGCAGGCCGGAGGCGAGCAGTTCGTCCTGCACCTCGTCCGGGCTGCGCGCGCCGCCGCGCAGGGCCTTCAGCGCGCCGTAACCGCCGGTGGCGGCATAGGCGGCGTAGTCCTGATACCCGGGGACATGGGCATGGGTGTCGCCGGCGGCGATGGCCTCGGCCACCTTCTCCGGCGTGGCATGGTCGATGTGGTTATGGCCCAGCTCCAGCACCGGCGCCGTGTCGCAGCGGCCCATGCAGGGGGCGCGCAGCACCCGCACCTCGCGCCCGCCGTTGTACTGCTCGGAAAGCTTCGCCATCAGCGCCTGCGCGCCGGCCAGCTCGCAGGAGAGCGAGTCGCACACCCGGATGGTGAGGGCGGGCGGGGCCTCCTCCCCCTCCTTCACCACGTCGAAATGGGCGTAGAAGGTGGCCACCTCGTAGACCTCGGCCTGGGAGAGGCGCATCTCCTCGGCCAGCGCGCGCAGATGTGCGGCGGAGAGGTGGCGATAACGATCCTGGATCAGGTGCAGGAACTCGATCAGGTGGTCGCGCCGGCGGGCGCGGTCGCCCAGCAGGGCGCGCACCTCGTCCAGGGCGCCGTCCTCGTATTGCCGGCCCTTGGGCGTGCGCCGCCCCTTCCCGCGCCCGGATTTCCAGACGCCCTCACGCTGATCAAGTGGAGCCATTCGGCATTTTCCTCCCGGAATTCCGCCGCAGTATCGCCGCTGGCCCGGGGCAGCGGCAAATCGGATTTCAGGAAGGCGTGATAGGCAAAAGTTATCGTGAGGCCGCCCGCGCGGTCATTTCGCCAGCAGCAGGGCCTCGGCGCGCAGCACGGTGACGGCCGGCGGCTCCGGGTCGCGCAGCAGCGAGAGCAGGCCGATGGGCTTTTCCACCACGGGGCTGTCGAGCGGCAGCATCACCAGCCCCAGCCCGGCGCCCAGCCCGGTGGCGAGACGCTCGGGCACGATGGTCGCCACGCCGCCGCCGACGGCCTGGGCGAGCGCCACGGTGAGCGCATTCGTCTCCGTCACCGGGGCGGGCGTGAGCCCGAGCGAGGCGAAGACCTCGTCCACGATCATCCGGTTGCGCATGTTGGAGGAGAGCAGGCACAGCGGCAGGGCGGCGGCCTCCGCCCAGCTGGCCCGGCCCTGCGGGCGCGGCGCGAGGGCGGGCGGGGCCAGCAGCACGTACCGCTCCGGGTAGAGCGGGGTTGCGCGAATGGTGGCCGGAAACGGCTGGTCGAGATAGCTCAGCCCGATGTCGAAGCCGAACTCCTCCAGCCCGCGCAGGATCTGCGAGGAACTGGCCGAGACGATGCGCAGCACCAGCCCCGGGTGCCCCTCGCGCAGCCGCGCCGGCAGGCCGGCGGCGAAGCTCAGCGCGGTGGGCACGCAGCCCAGCGTCACCTGCCCGGAAAGCGAGCCCTTCAGCGCCTCGATCTCCTGGCGCAGCCCCTCGGCCTCCGCCAGCAGGCGCCCGGCCCATTTCAGCACCACCTCGCCCTCCCGCGTGAGGCCGATGAAGCGGTTGCCGCGCTGGACCACGGGCGTGCCCAGCTCCGCC of Paroceanicella profunda contains these proteins:
- a CDS encoding LysR family transcriptional regulator; this encodes MTNLRDLQLLAALARHRHFARAAEACGISQPAFSARIRNLEAELGTPVVQRGNRFIGLTREGEVVLKWAGRLLAEAEGLRQEIEALKGSLSGQVTLGCVPTALSFAAGLPARLREGHPGLVLRIVSASSSQILRGLEEFGFDIGLSYLDQPFPATIRATPLYPERYVLLAPPALAPRPQGRASWAEAAALPLCLLSSNMRNRMIVDEVFASLGLTPAPVTETNALTVALAQAVGGGVATIVPERLATGLGAGLGLVMLPLDSPVVEKPIGLLSLLRDPEPPAVTVLRAEALLLAK
- a CDS encoding NAD(P)H-dependent oxidoreductase subunit E — its product is MAPLDQREGVWKSGRGKGRRTPKGRQYEDGALDEVRALLGDRARRRDHLIEFLHLIQDRYRHLSAAHLRALAEEMRLSQAEVYEVATFYAHFDVVKEGEEAPPALTIRVCDSLSCELAGAQALMAKLSEQYNGGREVRVLRAPCMGRCDTAPVLELGHNHIDHATPEKVAEAIAAGDTHAHVPGYQDYAAYAATGGYGALKALRGGARSPDEVQDELLASGLRGLGGAGFPSGKKWSFVRAEPGPRLMAVNGDEGEPGTFKDRHYLERTPHLFLEGMLIAAWAVEAQTVFLYMRDEYPAVLEILRRELARLEEAGLIAPGFVELRRGAGAYICGEESAMIESIEGKRGIPRHRPPFVAQKGIFGRPTLVHNVETLWWIGRIAHDGPEVLSATEKNGRKGLRSYSVSGRVREPGVKLLPAGSTIRDVIAASGGMAEGHELMAYQPGGPSSGLLPATMDDIPLDFDTLQPHGTFIGSAAVVVLSQADRARDAALNMLRFFESESCGQCTPCRVGCEKAVKLMQAERWDHELLLDLAKVMEDASICGLGQAAPNPIRLMLRHFADEI